TCGACCTCTCCTCGAGACGAAGGCCGCACGGGCGTGGGGGTCCGCGAGCCCCGAGCCACCACGGTCCGTTCCAATTCCTGAGGGTCCCCCCCTCGCGCCGCCCCCCTGACTCCTCCCGACATGATCAAGCCACCTTGCGCGCCGCCCCCGGAGCCACCACCGGCCGCGAGGGAGCAGAAGGCGCCGCGGGCTTCGCCTCCACCCGGGCCTGAAGGTGCCGCAGGCGCAGCGTCATCCAGCACAACCCCAGCGACAGCCCCGTGATCACCAGGGACAACACCGCCAGCAGCACCCGCAGCCGCGTCAGCGGAGAAGTACCCGGCGGAGGAGCCACCACCCGTGTGGACACCTCGTCCACCATGAGCGACACCCCCTCGGCGCTCAGTCCTTCCACGCCTCCGGCGAGCAGCGCGCGCAGCCGCTGCCTTTCCCCCTCCAGACGCGCCGCATGGCCCGGGGCCACGCGCAACAGGGCCGAGGCCTTCGCGGGCACCGGCTGCTGCCCGGGTCTCGGCATGGGGGGCACCACCAGGTGCACCCGCGCGAGAATCACCCCCTCCACCGTCTGCAGCGTCTTCTCCAACCCCTGCTCCATCACCCGCACCCGGCAGAGCTGCTCCTCCACCGGCGTGCGCACCAGGCCGCCCCCTCCGAAGACGTCACACCCCGCGTCCTCCGGCGGCCTCGGCAGTCCCAGTTCGGCGAGGATCCGCACCGCGTCCGAGCCCTGCTCCCCCGTCACTTCGATGGCCCACGTGGGCTTCTTGCCCGTCTCGGGCACCTTGCGCGCATCGAGCCCCCGCTCGACGAGCACCCGCTGCAGTTCGTTGGCCTGGCGCTCATCCAGGCCATGTTGGATACGGTCCTGACAGCCCGTGGCACACACGAGCAGCAGGAAGAGACAGCGTCGCGAGAACATGGAATGACTCCTCACACCTGCGTCTGGAGGATCTGCTTCACGCCGCCGGTCGCCTTCTCGACGACCTTGCCGGCGAGATCGAGCTCCTGGCTCGCCCGGTACACATGGGCCTGGAAGGCGAGCAGCTCCGCCGCGGAGAACGATCTGCCGGACTCGGCCAGCTCCAGGATGTGATCCAACCGCCTCTGTGCTTCCCCCACCCGGTCCAACACCCGCGCCGCCTGGGCTTCTCCGGGCTTGGGCACCGCGCCCACCTGCCCCGCGGCCTTCACCTCCGACCGCCCCCCCGAGACCCGCTCCACGCCTCCCGTCTCGCACACCCCACGCGCCGCCTCGGGCCGCTGCACGGGCACCCGGCTCGGCGCGCCCTCGGTGGCCACCGGAATGCCCGGCGGCCTGGCCGCGCCCTTCGATCCCTCCATCACCTGGCTGAAACCCGCTCGGCCCGGACGCTCCAGCGCGGACGCGGCGCCGGTCCCTCCGACCGCTCCCACCTTGCCGATGGCCATGACGTGCCCCTAGCGGATGTTGTTGATGGCCGCCTTGGCCGAGTCGTGACGCACCTTCATGATGTTGGAGACCGCGTTGTGCGCGCGGCTCTCCGCCTGCATCTGGTTCTGCAGCTCCATGTAGGCCAGGTTCATCTTCGCCCCCTCGGCCTGCATCTCCTTCTGGGCCGCCAGCAAGTCCCACTGCTCTCCCGGCCCCGTCGTTCCCCCCACGCTCCCCGTCCCGGGCAGCGCCGCCGCGCTCCGCACCGACGAGGCCGAGGTGGACACCACCGAGCCCACGCTCGCCACCGCCGCGCTCAACGCCGGGGCTCCGGGCACCAGCGCGGCCACCACGCCCCCCGCCGTGCTCACCACCGTTCGCGCCGTGCGCGCCATCACCTCGCCGAACTCGTTGTTCGGCGTCTGCCGCGCCACCGTCGGGGTGATGGACAGCCTGCCAATCCGATTGCCATTCTCCACGTGAAGCCTCCTGCGCTTGGGAACACGCCCGGCCTCTTCAGCCGGCATGCCAACCCGCGCGGGCGGCCTTCCCGAGCGCCGAGCCCCCTACGACCCTCGCGGCGGCCTCCATGGGATGGAGCCCACGTCCACGTGGATGGATGGTGCGGGTGGGCGGCCGAAAACTTGCGAGCCGCCCAGGGTGCTTCAGAGTCGTAGTCCCCTGTTGCACCCAGAGGACTCCGAATGATGCCGCCCACCGATCCCACCCGTTCCCACGGGCGCTACCACCCCCGCGTGGAAGCCAATTGGATGGTCCACGTGCACCTGGGCGAGCGCCGGGTGCTCGTCAAGGCGCTCGATCTGTCCATGGCGGGCCTGTTCCTGCATGGCCACCCTCCGGACGACGTCAAGCGGATCACCCTCACGCTCCCGCTGCCCGGCGTCGGGGAAGTCACCACCAACTGCGCCATCGTCCGCCGCGAGGCGCACGGCGTGGCGGTCGAGTTCGACGAGCTGGACTGGGATCACCTGCTGCTGCTGGCGCGCTACCTCCACCCGCGCCTGCCCTGAGCCGCGTCAGGTCGCCTGGCGCAGCCGCTCCACCAGCGCCATCAACTCCGCGCCCTTGAAGGGCTTCTGGATGTAGCCGTCCGCCCCCGCCAGCGTGGCGCTCTCCAT
This genomic interval from Cystobacter ferrugineus contains the following:
- a CDS encoding flagellar M-ring protein FliF — translated: MFSRRCLFLLLVCATGCQDRIQHGLDERQANELQRVLVERGLDARKVPETGKKPTWAIEVTGEQGSDAVRILAELGLPRPPEDAGCDVFGGGGLVRTPVEEQLCRVRVMEQGLEKTLQTVEGVILARVHLVVPPMPRPGQQPVPAKASALLRVAPGHAARLEGERQRLRALLAGGVEGLSAEGVSLMVDEVSTRVVAPPPGTSPLTRLRVLLAVLSLVITGLSLGLCWMTLRLRHLQARVEAKPAAPSAPSRPVVAPGAARKVA
- a CDS encoding ATP-dependent helicase HrpB, producing the protein MAIGKVGAVGGTGAASALERPGRAGFSQVMEGSKGAARPPGIPVATEGAPSRVPVQRPEAARGVCETGGVERVSGGRSEVKAAGQVGAVPKPGEAQAARVLDRVGEAQRRLDHILELAESGRSFSAAELLAFQAHVYRASQELDLAGKVVEKATGGVKQILQTQV
- a CDS encoding PilZ domain-containing protein, with the protein product MMPPTDPTRSHGRYHPRVEANWMVHVHLGERRVLVKALDLSMAGLFLHGHPPDDVKRITLTLPLPGVGEVTTNCAIVRREAHGVAVEFDELDWDHLLLLARYLHPRLP